In Aspergillus nidulans FGSC A4 chromosome IV, a single window of DNA contains:
- a CDS encoding pre-rRNA-processing protein ESF1 (transcript_id=CADANIAT00000602) → MSDRKKSKDGSRGKRAAGPVITDPRFANIQTDPRYRLPSKRHTHVKLDKRFAHILHDKEFSRNAAVDRYGRKLARDDTKKHLERFYRLGDDEGEEEDDGEDDNVSVDDDEEVLKELKKADTKAAGYDPARDGGFSESSSSEDESSEDEDEEEETDEDALGGEELDFPDKQREDVPVGEVTNRIAVVNLDWDNIRAEDLMAVFSSFTPTGGKVTKVAVYPSEFGKERMEREETEGPPREIFATQDEVNDDEEEDEDEELDSEEEEEKIKNSILKEDQGEEFNTTQLRKYQLERLRYYYAILTFSSKEVAKHVYDNVDGAEYLSSANFFDLRFVPDDTDFSDDQPRDECERIPDGYQPNEFVTDALQHSKVKLTWDADDKSRKEAQARAFRGSRKDIDENDLKAYLASDSSDDEEEGGVDIIDGIKGEGSKTSQKEEERKRMRALLGLSEEPASASKSDGPVGEMEVTFTSGLAGEPDRDTVFENEPEETTIEKYLRKERERKKRRKEKIKGNKGDDAADDDNKDAAGEEKQQEDEDLGFNDPFFLDPSDKAATAARRKEEKRRKRTERAAEEAAAAAKRAELELLMMDDDDAKSGMRHFDMNEIVKAEKQARKKKGKGKQKGEAAPVPDNFEMDVGDPRFSRLFQNHEFAIDPTNPRFKPTSGMKALLEEGRKRRRDRDEGGDEEDESRNGKKQKQRSKKSASAEDGTDDLKKLVEKVKRKTKA, encoded by the exons ATGTCAGACcgcaaaaaaagcaaagacggCAGCAGAGGAAAACGAGCCGCCGGTCCAGTCATCA CCGATCCTCGATTCGCAAATATTCAAACAGACCCTCGCTACCGCCTCCCCAGCAAACGACACACCCACGTGAAACTTGATAAACGATTCGCGCATATCCTGCACGACAAAGAATTCTCGAGAAATGCTGCTGTTGATCGATACGGCCGAAAATTAGCGCGCGATGATACAAAAAAGCATCTGGAACGATTTTATCGGCTGGGCGACgatgagggagaggaagaagatgatggagaagacgatAACGTCAGCgtcgatgacgacgaggaggtctTGAAAGAATTGAAGAAAGCTGATACCAAGGCGGCGGGGTATGATCCAGCGCGCGATGGGGGCTTCTCAGAGTCGTCGTCTTCGGAGGATGAGTcgagcgaggatgaagatgaggaagaagaaacagacGAAGACGCTCTGGGGGGCGAGGAGTTAGATTTCCCCGACAAGCAGCGGGAGGATGTGCCTGTTGGGGAGGTGACGAATCGCATTGCCGTGGTCAATCTGGACTGGGATAACATTCGGGCAGAAGACTTGATGGCTGTATTCTCGAGCTTCACGCCAACCGGCGGGAAAGTCACGAAGGTTGCTGTTTATCCGAGTGAGTTTGGAAAGGAGcggatggagagggaggagacggaggggCCTCCGAGGGAGATTTTTGCTACGCAAGACGAGGTTaacgatgacgaggaggaagatgaggacgaagagcttGAttctgaagaggaggaggagaagatcaagaattCGATCTTGAAGGAGGATCAGGGCGAGGAGTTCAACACCACGCAACTCCGGAAATATCAGTTGGAGCGACTACGCTACTATTATGCTATCCTGACATTCTCGTCGAAGGAGGTCGCGAAGCATGTCTACGATAACGTTGATGGCGCGGAGTATCTGTCGAGTGCAAACTTCTTTGACCTCCGATTCGTGCCTGATGACACAGACTTTTCAGATGACCAGCCGCGAGACGAGTGTGAGCGGATTCCGGATGGATACCAGCCGAACGAATTTGTCACAGACGCTCTTCAACACAGCAAGGTCAAGCTAACTTGGGATGCGGACGATAAATCGCGCAAGGAAGCACAGGCTCGGGCGTTCCGAGGCAGTCGAAAGGACATTGATGAGAACGACCTGAAGGCTTATCTTGCTAGTGACAgctctgatgatgaagaggagggggGGGTTGACATTATTGACGGCATAAAGGGTGAAGGTTCCAAAACGTcccagaaggaggaagaaagaaaacgcATGCGAGCGCTTCTCGGTTTGAGTGAGGAGCCGGCTTCAGCCTCTAAGTCCGATGGCCCTGTTGGTGAAATGGAAGTTACATTTACGTCTGGTTTGGCAGGTGAACCTGATCGCGACACAGTTTTCGAGAACGAGCCGGAAGAGACTACCATCGAGAAATATTTGCGTAAAGAGCGCGAAAGGAAGAAGCGCCGAAAGGAAAAGATCAAGGGTAACAAAGGCGATGATGCCGCTGATGATGACAACAAGGACGCTGCTGGTGAAGAGaaacagcaagaagacgaggacctGGGCTTCAACGATCCATTTTTCCTTGATCCTTCTGATAAGGCGGCTACTGCTGCTCGTCGGAAGGAAGAAAAACGCAGGAAGCGGACGGAGCGCGCTGCAGAGGAGGCtgccgccgcagccaaaCGGGCCGAACTAGAattgttgatgatggatgacgacgatgccaAGTCTGGAATGCGGCACTTTGATATGAACGAGATtgtcaaggctgagaagcaggctcgcaagaagaagggcaagggcaagcaaaagggagaggcagctccaGTTCCCGACAACTTCGAAATGGACGTCGGTGATCCACGATTCTCGCGTCTTTTCCAAAACCACGAATTTGCAATCGATCCTACCAACCCTCGGTTCAAGCCGACGTCAGGTATGAAGGCCCTACTCGAGGAGGGTCGTAAACGACGTCGTGACCGCGATGAGGgtggagacgaggaggacgagagCCGGAAtgggaagaagcagaagcagcggTCTAAGAAGAGCGcttctgctgaagatggcACGGATGATCTTAAGAAATTAGTGGAAAAGGTGAAACGGAAGACGAAAGCTTGA
- a CDS encoding uncharacterized protein (transcript_id=CADANIAT00000603) — MLGRLLNTAASTLNPSAYSSRPAPQLESVTEEEHTSGLLFPDASVLRRSNTHAFPLQTAFNSPNVSAAGAYDDRGGVELDPQKDFRVVIAQNSLGDREPCILLDTKAEAAEPGPPGPGIDSQAFENPGHRHARTMSSLSRGRRGHLTQSSLIDQSPLATAADIRRASPTSSSAFVRARGRSSTMAPAGGLQEPAHSRQPTDMNDAGLLNCIFGSSAFSYRGSSTKMHIISGDDDAIPTGNASPGTRNSFTRSYTTGGFASTGRTDYKPRSKVTILLTRMFSVNLPEAGTASEGRDLGTSLIQESLPETGYPFPDVTKRKKIKEKKTPMYAVAITIRIPVLSRNTARPVSRFSTQGQDSPKPGMSCSLDSDYRWRGGFFDENLASAPASLDERIDMLVDHWDVINRTLSHLERLSRKEILFLLKRADSSGIHPKPAKPPNMQRTNQTFLHLPANVLALNSRLKQEASRSARRISTALQIPKVITGQSRWGVWREEGRSIVRSLGDKDHSFFFLVLITAFLGNHTEWLNALGPDWYRRRHYLQQKAQQDAEPALPYRTVIVSPDKMTARRLIFLLSAFLPPKQRFEPLPSPLRPGTSASTRAVSQSPPSVPVLRQEPLRRAIERRSRAQRLNLADRDHNRSVSASSNETAHRSTDDAEHDFSIYRRGSDARSVRTIGIPMHPKDARNKNTSTATISTANPGGAVPVPHFASQGREPSDQTCGEGVDSLASETLLKSLQRSESSTNSANSSVPTTGGRWGSLFSGLWSSRQESSTDYGTAGQPLEHRRRSTSVLNVPKRNPTTLQQMVEEASNEETHQIATSATISIPQPPNAQRKFEEDAPDLSSSTTDNPRETSLKLAVREEDGIVDVELPLPGFVSLSSSGESTMASPKKTRTSITSLDALGSTHSSGSGFHYQTKDVDGPTLNVAGWLKNFHDDFVLQGVRPYSSLESEIRRAMQSEPTPSNAVAADTDGSEKWVDVATTLIADVRTFSVKRLRLKRRAIGGGSVRSPMSSSGMSTPGTPRQVPGCSMSTSQLSGYFSSSMASATPSPRPRFDGYNAGEVEERFVEEPVMDLDGTLVDALERVLAQSGPSSLAPTRASSPSRSRKENDRPAEYTATRDEVPSLEAPRTECRRLVLGALEEVVRSVTAEIAVRMMESLIWRIESANV; from the coding sequence ATGCTGGGCCGACTTCTGAATACTGCGGCGTCGACTTTGAACCCGTCGGCATATTCTTCCAGGCCTGCCCCTCAGCTTGAATCGGTtaccgaagaagaacatACGTCCGGCCTTTTATTTCCCGATGCGAGTGTGCTTCGACGCTCGAATACCCACGCCTTTCCTCTCCAGACCGCTTTCAATTCTCCCAATGTCTCCGCAGCCGGTGCCTACGATGATCGCGGGGGTGTAGAGTTGGACCCTCAGAAGGACTTTCGGGTTGTCATTGCCCAGAACTCTCTCGGTGATAGGGAGCCatgcatccttcttgatacTAAGGCCGAAGCAGCAGAACCGGGCCCCCCCGGACCTGGAATCGATTCTCAGGCGTTTGAAAATCCCGGTCACAGGCATGCTCGCACCATGTCGTCTCTTTCTCGCGGGCGGCGAGGTCATCTGACTCAATCATCATTGATAGATCAGAGCCCGCTTGCAACGGCGGCTGACATACGCAGAGCGTCACCGACGTCGTCTAGTGCATTTGTCCGTGCCCGTGGCCGTAGCTCGACAATGGCCCCTGCTGGAGGTCTTCAGGAGCCTGCACATTCGCGCCAACCGACGGATATGAACGATGCAGGGCTTCTAAATTGCATATTTGGTAGCAGTGCATTTAGCTACCGAGGATCTTCTACAAAGATGCATATCATCTcaggtgatgatgatgcgatTCCCACGGGGAATGCGTCACCCGGGACCCGGAATTCTTTCACTCGGTCGTACACTACAGGGGGGTTTGCCAGTACTGGTCGTACGGATTATAAGCCACGTTCAAAGGTCACGATTCTCCTGACAAGGATGTTCAGTGTCAACTTGCCTGAGGCAGGCACCGCGTCTGAAGGACGTGATCTTGGTACGTCTTTAATCCAAGAATCTCTTCCTGAGACCGGTTATCCCTTTCCCGATGTGACGAAGCGCAAGAaaatcaaagagaagaaaaccCCAATGTACGCAGTTGCCATCACAATCCGGATTCCGGTGTTGTCCCGGAATACAGCACGCCCTGTTTCCCGGTTTAGTACTCAGGGTCAAGATTCACCGAAACCCGGCATGTCCTGCTCTTTAGACTCTGATTACCGCTGGCGTGGTGGATTCTTTGATGAAAACCTTGCGTCTGCGCCTGCTAGTCTGGACGAACGGATAGACATGCTGGTTGATCATTGGGACGTCATCAACCGTACACTATCACACCTCGAAAGATTATCTCGAAAGGAGATACTTTTTCTGTTGAAGAGAGCGGATTCTTCAGGAATACACCCGAAGCCTGCAAAACCCCCAAATATGCAACGAACAAACCAGACATTCCTTCATCTACCGGCGAATGTCTTAGCGCTCAACTCAAGACTGAAACAGGAAGCTTCTCGCAGTGCCCGCCGCATCAGTACTGCACTGCAAATCCCCAAAGTTATAACGGGGCAAAGCCGCTGGGGTGTATGGCGCGAGGAAGGTCGTTCTATTGTGCGCAGTCTTGGAGATAAAGATCAtagctttttcttccttgttCTAATTACCGCATTTCTGGGGAATCATACGGAATGGTTGAATGCCTTAGGTCCCGACTGGTACCGGCGGCGGCACTATCTACAGCAAAAAGCACAACAAGATGCGGAGCCTGCCCTTCCGTATCGGACGGTAATCGTTTCCCCTGACAAGATGACTGCTCGGAGActcatctttcttctttcgGCATTTCTCCCACCAAAACAGCGTTTCGAACCACTGCCTTCTCCACTCCGACCCGGTACCTCCGCTTCAACTCGTGCTGTCTCTCAAAGTCCGCCCAGCGTGCCTGTCCTGCGGCAGGAGCCTCTTCGCCGAGCCATAGAGCGGCGTTCACGTGCACAGCGCTTGAATCTCGCCGATAGAGATCATAATCGTTCTGTTAGTGCTTCATCTAACGAAACCGCTCATCGATCAACGGATGACGCCGAGCATGATTTTAGCATATATCGCAGAGGCTCAGACGCTCGCTCAGTCAGAACAATCGGGATCCCAATGCATCCGAAGGATGCGCGCAACAAGAACACCAGCACAGCGACGATATCAACAGCAAACCCTGGTGGCGCAGTTCCCGTCCCTCATTTTGCTTCTCAGGGACGGGAACCATCTGACCAGACTTGCGGGGAAGGGGTGGACAGCTTGGCGTCTGAGACTCTGTTGAAGAGCCtgcaaagaagcgaaagctCAACGAACAGTGCCAATAGTAGCGTTCCTACTACTGGAGGTCGTTGGGGTAGTCTCTTTAGCGGTCTCTGGAGCTCTCGTCAGGAGTCGTCGACTGATTACGGTACTGCTGGCCAGCCACTTGAGCACCGTCGACGTTCCACCTCGGTCCTTAATGTCCCGAAACGGAACCCTACGACGCTCCAACAAATGGTTGAAGAGGCTTCCAACGAAGAAACTCACCAGATCGCTACTAGCGCGACTATTTCTATTCCGCAACCTCCAAACGCCCAACGTAAATTCGAAGAAGATGCGCCGGAcctatcttcttccacaactGACAACCCTAGAGAAACTTCGCTCAAACTAGCCGTCCGGGAAGAGGATGGAATAGTAGATGTTGAGCTCCCATTGCCTGGGTTTGTCTCTCTGTCTTCGTCGGGTGAATCGACCATGGCTTCCCCGAAAAAGACTCGCACGTCGATAACAAGCCTTGATGCTCTTGGATCTACTCATAGCAGTGGTTCAGGATTCCATTATCAGACGAAAGATGTCGATGGGCCGACTCTCAACGTCGCTGGATGGTTGAAAAACTTCCATGATGACTTTGTTCTTCAAGGGGTGCGACCTTACTCGAGCCTAGAGTCAGAGATCAGGCGAGCCATGCAGTCCGAGCCCACTCCAAGCAACGCGGTAGCAGCGGATACTGATGGATCAGAGAAGTGGGTAGATGTTGCCACAACTCTGATTGCAGATGTGCGGACCTTTAGCGTCAAGCGGCTGCGTCTTAAGCGCCGAGCAATTGGCGGCGGCTCTGTGAGATCACCGATGTCGTCATCTGGGATGTCTACTCCGGGCACTCCTCGCCAAGTACCAGGCTGCTCAATGTCTACTTCACAGCTTAGCGGCtacttctcttcttccatggCCTCGGCAACGCCCTCTCCGAGACCACGCTTCGATGGGTACAATGCCGGTGAAGTGGAGGAGCGCTTTGTAGAGGAACCGGTTATGGATCTGGACGGGACCCTGGTCGACGCTCTCGAACGTGTGCTAGCTCAGAGCGGCCCGTCCTCTTTAGCACCTACTCGGGCGTCATCTCCATCGCGAT